tacaacaaagggaataataataataataaataaaccatGATTTTACACAATCACTCCCCATTAATCATAGGTGATTGGAAAGGAACCCTTTTTATTTCCACAAATGTTGAAAATTCTTGCTTCAATGGCTGTTTCCATGGCTCACCGTCCATTTGCATGTAAGCGTCTTTCCACTCGCCTCCTCTAATTTCCAACCGGATCGCAGCAGCCtgaaaacaaaacaacaaaaatgtTCAAACTCATTTACAAATCCTCCAAAACATGTTAAACATTTCGATAAGTCATAACTCGAAAACATGTTATATTGATCGAGTAGCATTTTGGGCCTAATCTCGTATGGCTTCTGCACATTCGATTTCTGTAAATTTTGCAGTTTACGACTTGTTTTCCCCAGAATAAAAAAAACAGGGTGAAGAAATTGCATTGTTTGTTGTAATTTGTAATGGTGAAAAACTCAATGTCCTTAAAATTCGATCCCAAAAACAAATAGATGGCTACTAAACACCCAGCAGAAATTTTACACATGATCATTCAACAACAAATCTTTATAAACAAAGAGCAGTACCTGAGCAATGTGTTTGGCAGAGATGAGTTCGACCATGACAAATGATGCATGCCACCCGTGCTTAAGGCCAAAAATCTCTAGAAGACCATCGTCAGCATGGGCCTCAACAAATTTTTTCTACACAAAACAATACAAGTCAAGATAAGCATACTAGAGTCTCTCAAAGTCCGAAAGGACGTTGTACAATAAGAGATCAAAAATTGTAAGGGGCAAGTTATAACGACGATTAAGGTAGTACTCGAGTGCTTTTTTTCATGCTCTCATCTGCATGACCAAGATACAAAATAGAAGAACATATAGTTTACAAACCCAACAAAATGTAGCATTGTCTCGAGGAAACATAAATACCTTTTCCAAATAATCAGGCTTCAAATTACCCCAGGGATGTCGTCCACTTCCATAGTTATGAAGATTTAAAGCAACAATAGCTCTTACACTAGATGaacaaaaaatttacaaatgagATTTATATCGAATAACAATACTTAGCAACAGAGATGGTAATTATCGAAGGAGAAGACAAAGCAACATATTGCCATatattacaaataaaaaaaaaaactcacaaaAATACCTTGAAGGGACATTAATGTGCTCCCATTCTGAGCAATTGACCTTTTTAACATGCAGCCTCAGAATATTTTTTAGTCCCCTGAGCAAAAAAAGTGTTAAGAGATATAAGCAAATACAGGCTATAATCAAGATTGAGTATTGTTACTATTAATGTGACTAGAGCTCTAAACAAATTCTCAGCCACAACAAGAGAaaaagattttttaaaaaaattatggttTGAGCCACAGTAATTTTGATCGGAGAACAACCGTCTTAACAAAACAAACTGCTTAAACTGAATGATATCTCACCTTAATCGTGGATCACTTGTACAAGGTGTAAAGAACCAACCTTGACCACAACTATAACCAGAATAGATCAACTGCAACAATCAATTAGAAGATACAAAAAACAATTATACTTCTAAAAAATAATCGATAATAGAACCTATTCACGAGACTATTCATATAATAAAGAAGACAAAGCGCACCTTATTTGAAATTGGTCCTTGTGCCAGGTAAGGTTTCTCGTTACGTAGATGATGAAACCCATAAGCAACCTGAGCATCCATTCCTGAAAATATATATCCAATAGAATAAGGCGGTTTTGTGTAGAATGATAAAAGATATAGCCCCGGTCTGCTTCATATAAAACTACGATACCACATGAATTAGACAAAACATACCTATGCTAAAGTAATTATAAAATACTCCTTCATAACAAGTCTTTTTCTCAGGCAACTCCCCGTCGATATCCAACCCCTGCAACAAAAACATTTCACCTATTTAGGTTAATATGTTCACAcgcaaaataaataaacttaacaTGTAAAATAATCTCTTAGACAATAAACATagacagaaaattaaaaagtaattagATGAAAACCCCCGAAATCCCATCGCCTATCCTCTTCATAACTATTTTTCTGCATGACTTATAAGATTCAAAAGAATGATGCACATCACATTGCCTAATGTCCGAGCTAGCATAATACAGACCAGAGCCGAGTAATATAGATTACGTGCTATAATGCTATATCGACCACCTTCTCGCTGAATGTTCTTACATTGAAAAAACAGTGCGAGGCTTGAACAATATAAGAATTAAGAACATAATTTTTCATAGCagaaaaacgaaaaagaaattaaaagtcGTTTTACAACTGAAACATTCATAAAGTGATGATGCTCTCCAAAGGAAGaacctaattaaaataaataaatacatgaaAACTAGCTAAAATTCTCAACCTCATCAAGAGCACACTCTTCTGTATGCTTCAGAGAGTGAGGCGGATCCACAACTTCTCCAGCAGGCATTGACAATAGAACTTGCCAACTGCATCACCAAAATTCATATTAGCCTTCTACCTTAAACAATGTCTAGCCAAAAGAAATGagaataaaatctatcaaaccTAAACATAAACTAAAACGTAGCATATGTAGTCACTGTAAGTGTAGAGAGATTCTATTCGACATTCTTCAATGAGACCGctttcatttatcatatatcTCAACAATGCCACCAAATCAAGACCATATCTTTAATTGAATGACAAAGAAGAAAACATTTACCTATCCAAACGACAAATTTGACCAGTAGTAGCCCTGTTGAGTGTTTTTTTAATGGCTGATTTCCACGCAAAAGGGAAAGAACCACCCTGTTGAAAACATCCAATCCAAACCATCAATGCTCAACAAGATAAGGAAAGCAACAACTTACATAATTCAACATTCGAAAGAAGAAAGCTTACCCAGCCAAAACTCCTAGATAAGTCATTTCCTGTACCAAGTGGAATTATTCCTACGGGAGGAACTGGATTTCGACTCTGTTTGTTTAGTTCTCCAAGACATCCTAATACCCAACCAACCGTACCATCACCGCCTGCAACCTGGCCAATCATCACAATCAAAAATTGACGATATCCTAAACGCCAAACTTAAAACATCAAGTGAAAAATTGTCAACAACATCACTTCCACTAATGTCATACCATAACTCTCATCTTTTCACGACACTCTTTGGCACAGGAGTCACCAAGTTGAGCCAACAGTTCGAGGCAACCCAGTCCATAACGGACAAATTCGTGAGGCTTCACATCTGATAGGTCAAAAACCtgcattaaatttttattttgccAATTCAAAAAACACCCAAGAACAAAGAAACAAAATCTAAAACTGGAAAAGTAGGTTCACAGAGCAAAGAAAAGAACAAAAATTCCAAGACTTCACATAATATTGGAAAACATTCAGTGCACAGTTGGTTTCAAGTTTTCCAAAACTACTTGATTACAGAAATCAACACACATATAGACCTGTACTGAGAAACCCCATcagaaatgaaatgaaaaaagtAGGTGAACTGAACACGTAAAATGTGCCTCAAATTGGATTGTGCAAGATTCTAATTGagaaactacaaaacaacaaaCCTCAAAATAAGAAAGTCATGATAAATTCTGTCTCATACATAAAACAACTAACTAACAAATATGACAGATCAATTCCTAGAAGTACCAAAACATCACTACTCCACAGTCTTAAACCCATCATTGTTCATAACTATAATCCCTTAAGCAACTGAAACAAACTACAAAATTCATTAAAAACAAAAGACTTTACCCAACATCAAAATTCAAAACTACATACACGTGCCTACACGCATTTCCAAAGTAAAAAACCAACCTTTTCAccataaaacaaaaacaaaacctGAACTTTCTTATTGGTTGTTTTACAAAATTGGGTTTTaagaaataaaatcaaaaaaaaccCAATTTCCATCGAAAATCGTGAGAATGTTTTCACACtcaaactaaaaaaaacaaacaaagagCAAACCTGTTCTTCCCCCATTAACTGTTGAAGCCTCTCCTTAAGCATAGGCCCATGGCGACCACCGCTACGAGAATTAATAAAAACCACCATAGGACACAAAGGCGAATGCTTTAACTCCTCAACCCCAACCCCATCACCATCACCATCGCCGGCGGCAGCTATAGAGGAATCAGCATCGCCGCGTTCTTGGAGACGAGTCTCACCGGCGGTAGGGTCTTTAAACCTAATAGAGTCACGCATAGCGAGACGCAAGTATCGAGGCATGAAAAGCTTCTTCTTCAAATCCTCCTTATCAATCCTCATCCCACTCAGTCCACAACCCCTAAACGAGTCTATCATCGATGACCTCGCCGCGATCCGGGTCGGGTACTCGCCGGCCTTCGACGGCGAGCCCATTGTCCCCCTCTGagaaaaagtttattttttttttatttttgtaaaaaaatcaaaagcCCAAatctttctcaaaaaaaaaaccccaaaaatccaaaaatcacatcataatcatcatcatattatatatatataactgtacCATATACGATCTATACGTATAGGTTGTAATATgtaataatacataataaatgtaataatgaataattaattaattctagaTAGAGGACAGTTCGCCCTGGAAATTTGgcctttgaattttttaaatattatttttttaattttaattttaattttggcgGCGGTTACACTctctgaaaaataattttttaatattaaatcaaaaatgaaaatgttttttttttcttcggaACCGAATCTTAAGTCAGGTCCGCGTGTTTTACTTTGTTTTTACGAAAATACCCttgattataatttttatttacagaaatGCCAGTGAGTGgtgctttttcttttttaatgtcAATCTGgcataattaaattttgaagatTCGAATCTCCAACTAAAAACAGCTACTAACTACTCAATTctctctttttattattattattattattataattgatTTGAGTGTGTTTAGGGTATAAGAATTACGTGTTGAGAAATAAAAGAattctctttaaaaaaaaaatgtgttcaaaataaaaataaaagaatattgcCTCATTGATTTGTGTGTTTGAAAAttcattatatgtatatagaaaGATAatccaaaattttaattaaacaataaaaactTTATGATAAGTTatctaaaagtattttttttttggtacgtGATTTATCTAAaagtattaaattaattaaataactagAAAAGTTGAATAATTACTGCATGGAGAATGTTTACGTAATAGTTgaatctatttaattaataaattgagtaatttgcggcataaatacttaagttttatGCCAAGTAgtagataaatacctaagtcatatttttggcggtaaaaataccttccgtcactagtgtggaacttccgtaggtacctggACGTTATGTGCCAGATTAGTGGCCACGTGTCATTCTTTGATTAGTCCCcgtcatttaattttaaatatttatttgtaaatcaatttaaaaattaaaaataaaacaaaaataattttaa
This Cannabis sativa cultivar Pink pepper isolate KNU-18-1 chromosome 6, ASM2916894v1, whole genome shotgun sequence DNA region includes the following protein-coding sequences:
- the LOC115725010 gene encoding diacylglycerol kinase 7 isoform X1 — its product is MGSPSKAGEYPTRIAARSSMIDSFRGCGLSGMRIDKEDLKKKLFMPRYLRLAMRDSIRFKDPTAGETRLQERGDADSSIAAAGDGDGDGVGVEELKHSPLCPMVVFINSRSGGRHGPMLKERLQQLMGEEQVFDLSDVKPHEFVRYGLGCLELLAQLGDSCAKECREKMRVMVAGGDGTVGWVLGCLGELNKQSRNPVPPVGIIPLGTGNDLSRSFGWGGSFPFAWKSAIKKTLNRATTGQICRLDSWQVLLSMPAGEVVDPPHSLKHTEECALDEGLDIDGELPEKKTCYEGVFYNYFSIGMDAQVAYGFHHLRNEKPYLAQGPISNKLIYSGYSCGQGWFFTPCTSDPRLRGLKNILRLHVKKVNCSEWEHINVPSSVRAIVALNLHNYGSGRHPWGNLKPDYLEKKKFVEAHADDGLLEIFGLKHGWHASFVMVELISAKHIAQAAAIRLEIRGGEWKDAYMQMDGEPWKQPLKQEFSTFVEIKRVPFQSPMINGE
- the LOC115725010 gene encoding diacylglycerol kinase 7 isoform X2; protein product: MGSPSKAGEYPTRIAARSSMIDSFRGCGLSGMRIDKEDLKKKLFMPRYLRLAMRDSIRFKDPTAGETRLQERGDADSSIAAAGDGDGDGVGVEELKHSPLCPMVVFINSRSGGRHGPMLKERLQQLMGEEQVFDLSDVKPHEFVRYGLGCLELLAQLGDSCAKECREKMRVMVAGGDGTVGWVLGCLGELNKQSRNPVPPVGIIPLGTGNDLSRSFGWGGSFPFAWKSAIKKTLNRATTGQICRLDSWQVLLSMPAGEVVDPPHSLKHTEECALDEGLDIDGELPEKKTCYEGVFYNYFSIGMDAQVAYGFHHLRNEKPYLAQGPISNKLIYSGYSCGQGWFFTPCTSDPRLRGLKNILRLHVKKVNCSEWEHINVPSSVRAIVALNLHNYGSGRHPWGNLKPDYLEKKKFVEAHADDGLLEIFGLKHGWHASFVMVELISAKHIAQVLLFVYKDLFLNIFVVLFSGCCDPVGN